The following are encoded together in the Ignisphaera sp. genome:
- the glyS gene encoding glycine--tRNA ligase has product MSSKYDKIIDFAVRKGFLWQSYEIYGGQAGFYDLGPLGVLLKNNVIELWREYFIKQHQDFVIEIETPIITPAMVLRASGHEENFTDYAVECLQCHRIFRADHLVEEKLGISAEGLGAEELDKLIRENNIKCPICGGPLGNVHKFLLLFQTYIGPYSPSNLAYLRPEAAQGMFINFKRVYELMRRRLPVGIAQIGRVARNEISPRQGPIRLREFTIMEIEFFYDDTDPRCELLYENCANERINILTAEQRSRGEDKYISVNVVEAFNEKIIISPWLAYWMCIAKRFINALGVANEKTYFEEKLPSERAHYSKQTFDQIVLVEKLGKLEVSGHAYRHVYDLERHIAFSKADLYAIRQLKSPKIIKRVVVKYDKNAIVSMFGAKASTIFRALATTSNEDLMKIVEETKGDYINIGGVDIPKNVLRIETVEESAWTEKFIPHVAEPSFGAERLMYVVLEYAYSEEGDRTVLRIPKRLAPIKVGIATLVDKEPLEKIAQEIFNTLKKLYYVRYLEGGSIGKKYAQADEIGIPYVITVDYDSINKRDVTIRDRDTRKQIRVPINDVAKVIDMGLKGVDILGLGYPVIESQSD; this is encoded by the coding sequence ATGTCGTCAAAATATGATAAGATCATAGACTTTGCTGTTCGAAAGGGCTTTCTGTGGCAATCCTATGAAATTTATGGAGGACAAGCAGGATTCTACGACCTTGGACCTCTGGGTGTGTTACTAAAAAACAACGTTATTGAGCTTTGGAGAGAATATTTTATTAAACAACACCAAGACTTTGTTATAGAGATCGAGACCCCAATTATTACACCAGCAATGGTGCTTAGGGCTAGCGGACATGAAGAGAACTTTACAGACTATGCTGTGGAATGTCTACAGTGCCACAGAATCTTTAGAGCAGATCACCTAGTTGAGGAAAAGCTAGGAATATCAGCAGAGGGGCTCGGTGCTGAGGAACTAGACAAACTGATAAGAGAGAATAACATTAAGTGCCCTATCTGTGGAGGTCCTCTTGGAAATGTCCACAAATTTCTATTACTTTTCCAAACATACATAGGTCCATACTCTCCAAGCAACCTAGCCTATTTGAGGCCTGAAGCTGCCCAGGGTATGTTCATAAACTTTAAACGTGTATATGAATTGATGAGGAGAAGGCTGCCTGTTGGAATAGCGCAGATAGGGAGGGTAGCGCGAAACGAGATCTCGCCTAGACAAGGACCGATAAGACTAAGAGAGTTTACGATCATGGAAATAGAGTTTTTCTACGACGATACAGACCCTCGTTGTGAACTGCTTTACGAGAATTGTGCAAATGAGAGAATAAATATCTTAACAGCTGAGCAGAGAAGTAGAGGAGAGGATAAATATATTTCAGTAAATGTTGTAGAGGCATTCAATGAAAAAATAATTATAAGCCCCTGGCTAGCATATTGGATGTGTATAGCAAAGAGGTTTATCAATGCCCTTGGTGTAGCTAATGAAAAAACATATTTTGAGGAGAAGCTACCTAGTGAAAGAGCACACTACTCCAAACAGACCTTCGACCAGATAGTCCTTGTTGAGAAGCTGGGTAAACTAGAGGTTTCTGGGCATGCGTATCGCCATGTCTACGATCTTGAAAGACATATTGCGTTTAGCAAAGCTGATCTATATGCTATAAGACAGTTAAAATCCCCTAAAATAATTAAGAGGGTTGTTGTTAAATATGATAAAAATGCTATTGTAAGCATGTTTGGCGCCAAAGCCTCTACAATATTTAGAGCCCTGGCTACGACAAGTAATGAGGATCTTATGAAGATTGTTGAAGAGACTAAAGGCGATTACATTAATATTGGCGGCGTTGACATACCCAAAAACGTTCTAAGGATTGAAACGGTTGAAGAGAGTGCGTGGACAGAGAAGTTCATTCCCCACGTTGCTGAGCCTTCTTTTGGCGCTGAGAGACTCATGTATGTTGTGTTAGAGTATGCCTATAGCGAAGAAGGGGACAGAACCGTGCTTAGAATACCAAAGAGGCTAGCGCCAATAAAAGTTGGCATAGCCACGCTAGTTGATAAGGAGCCTCTCGAGAAAATCGCTCAAGAAATCTTCAATACGCTCAAAAAGCTCTACTATGTACGATACCTAGAGGGCGGATCAATAGGCAAGAAATATGCCCAAGCAGATGAAATTGGAATACCATATGTCATTACTGTAGACTATGACTCTATAAACAAAAGAGATGTCACAATCAGAGATAGGGATACTAGAAAACAGATTCGTGTACCAATTAATGATGTTGCAAAGGTGATTGATATGGGGCTTAAGGGTGTGGACATCCTCGGTTTGGGGTACCCAGTAATAGAATCTCAGTCAGATTAG
- the endA gene encoding tRNA-intron lyase, giving the protein MPSHSEEELRVSIYIVGWKGIVADVEKAMKLFKMFIGKPLGVAKPNPNAVYNTPLILSMYESLYLCEKGVAAPLLHGSRISCSDLEKYFVNIMPQFKRKYTVFKHLREQGYIVRSGMKFGSDFTVYELGPGLEHAPYVVTVASSNDYLRAVDIVGLGRMGHSVRKKSVLAIVNEKDYSVNYIIFKWVKL; this is encoded by the coding sequence ATGCCTTCACATAGCGAAGAAGAGCTAAGGGTAAGCATATACATTGTCGGCTGGAAGGGTATTGTAGCCGATGTTGAGAAGGCTATGAAGCTTTTCAAGATGTTCATAGGCAAGCCATTAGGTGTTGCAAAACCCAATCCAAACGCTGTATATAATACACCACTTATCTTATCAATGTATGAATCATTGTATCTATGTGAAAAAGGTGTGGCAGCTCCGCTGCTTCACGGATCCAGAATCAGTTGTAGCGATCTTGAAAAGTATTTTGTGAATATTATGCCACAGTTCAAGAGAAAGTATACTGTTTTTAAGCATTTGAGGGAACAAGGCTACATAGTTAGAAGTGGAATGAAATTTGGATCAGACTTTACAGTATATGAACTCGGTCCTGGTCTCGAACATGCACCATATGTTGTAACGGTAGCTTCAAGTAATGACTATTTAAGGGCTGTGGACATAGTGGGGCTTGGAAGGATGGGGCATAGTGTTAGGAAGAAGTCTGTTCTGGCTATTGTAAATGAGAAGGATTACTCTGTAAACTATATAATTTTTAAATGGGTTAAGTTATAG
- a CDS encoding UbiX family flavin prenyltransferase produces the protein MKIFLGVTGASGCVIALRLAEVLNSLGHEVYATVSENALVVVDYECKNRSWFLDKIKSFSKVLYSEKDLHVAIASSSNALDAYIIAPASIKTIAMITNGLADNLIVRASLIGLRMKKPVVAVVREAPLGVVELNVLLNAAKLGISIVPAVIGFYSHPQSLRDVVDFIVGKVLDLLGIEHNLYRRWGGSKDPQTRDPCEYLYD, from the coding sequence ATGAAGATTTTCCTTGGAGTTACTGGTGCTAGTGGATGTGTTATAGCATTGCGATTAGCAGAGGTTTTGAATAGCCTTGGCCACGAGGTTTATGCAACAGTTTCAGAAAATGCACTGGTTGTAGTTGATTATGAGTGCAAAAATAGGAGCTGGTTCCTAGATAAGATAAAAAGCTTTTCAAAGGTTCTTTACAGCGAAAAAGATCTTCATGTAGCTATTGCTAGTAGTAGCAATGCTCTTGATGCATACATAATCGCACCAGCATCGATAAAAACCATTGCAATGATTACTAATGGGCTAGCCGATAACCTAATTGTAAGGGCTTCTTTAATAGGATTGCGAATGAAGAAACCTGTGGTAGCTGTTGTTAGAGAGGCCCCATTAGGTGTTGTAGAACTCAACGTTCTTCTCAATGCGGCTAAACTAGGTATATCAATTGTGCCTGCTGTTATAGGTTTTTACTCACATCCACAAAGTCTTAGAGACGTTGTAGACTTTATAGTAGGTAAGGTGCTCGATCTTTTAGGCATAGAGCATAATCTGTATAGAAGATGGGGAGGCTCTAAAGATCCTCAAACCCGAGATCCTTGCGAATACCTCTACGACTAA